The Bradyrhizobium diazoefficiens genome contains the following window.
CGGAACGGTGCCCGCCGCGGTCATCATCATCGGGAAGGCGCGGCCGAAGGCCTCGGCGCCCTCGATCACGGCGCGGTAGCCGGCGAGATTTGCCTGCGACGACAGCACGTCCATCACCTGCGCGCGCGTGATGCGCGGCATCAATTCCATCGCGAAGGCGGAGACACCGGCATCCGCCATCGTCTTCAGCGCGGCCTCGTTGCCGTAGGGATCCATGATGGCGATGACGAGCGCGCCGCGCTTGTACTGCGCAAGCTCGGAGGCCTCGGGACGCTTCACCTTGATGATGATGTCGGCGTCCTTCAGCGCATCGGCGCTGACGGTGGCGCCTACTGCGGTGAATTCGGAATCGGGCAGGCCCGATTTGAGGCCGGCGCCCGGCTCGATGGCAATCTCGGCGCCCAGCGCCTTGAACTTCTTCACCGTATCGGGCGAAGCGGCAACGCGCGGCTCCGACGGATCGATTTCCTTGGCAACGGCGATCTTCATGGACGCTTCCGAATTCGGCTCTCTAAAAATGAGGGCTGCTCCAAAGAGCAGCCCAGTCAGGGAGGTCCCTATAAGAAATGGAAGACTACGCGGCCTCTTCCAACACCGCCGGTGAGAATTCGATTCCCAAGCTTTCCGCCACAGCCCTGTTCGTAACCCGACCACGATGCACGTTGAGGCCGGCGCGCAAATGTGGGTTTTCCCGGACCGCAGCGAGCCCGTTCGTTGCCAGAGCTAGGCCAAACGGCAGTGTTGCGTTGTTTAACGCTTGGCTTGACGTGAGCGGGACCGCTCCGGGCATATTCGCAACGCAATAGTGAATGATACCCTCGCAGTCATATGTAGGCTCAGCGTGCGTCGTTGCTCGGGATGTTTCAAAGCAACCGCCTTGATCGATGGCGACATCGACGAGGACCGCTCCCGGCTTCATTGCAGCAAGCATCTGCCGCGTAATCAGTTTTGGAGCAGTAGCTCCCGGCACGAGGACTGCTCCGATGACGACATCGGCCGAGAACACCTCCTCCTCGATCGAATCGATCGTCGAAAAGCGAGTGATCGCTCTTCCTTGGAAGAGCTCGTCCAACTCCCGCAAACGGGGAATTGATCGGTCGAGAATCGCCACCTCTGCGCCCAGCCCGACGGCCATCCGGGCAGCATGCGTGCCGACAACCCCGCCGCCGATTACGACGATCTTCGCAGGCCGAACTCCCGGGACACCTCCCATCAGGAGACCGCAACCGCCGGCGTAGCGCTTCAACGCGCTTCCGGCGGCCTCGATCGAGAGCCGTCCGGCAACCTCGCTCATCGGCGCCAGGAGAGGAAGCGCTCCTTGCGAATCGGTAACCGTCTCGTAGGCGATCGCCGTGACGCCCGAGCCTATGAGCCCTTTCGTCTGATTCGGATCGGGCGCAAGGTGAAGATAGGTGAAGAGGATCTGCCCCTCACGTAGTCGGCGCCATTCGCTCGGCTGTGGCTCCTTCACCTTCACCACCACATCGGCGCCTGCGAAGATCTCTTCCGCCGTATCGACGATCGCCGCGCCCGCTTTGCGGTAGACGTCGTCAGGTGCACCTATTCCCGCACCGGCATTAGTTTCGACTACGACACGATGTCCTGCGGCGACGTATTCACGCACCGCGGCCGGCGTAAGGCCGACCCGATACTCGTGCGTTTTGATTTCCTTCGGGACCCCGACCAGCATCTAAATGATCCTTGTCAATTGAGAATGATCTTCTGTATCAATTGTCGAAGTTGGATGTTGTGCAAAGATCAACCTGACTTGCTACAATACGCCGCTTTTCAAACCATT
Protein-coding sequences here:
- the ald gene encoding alanine dehydrogenase; the encoded protein is MLVGVPKEIKTHEYRVGLTPAAVREYVAAGHRVVVETNAGAGIGAPDDVYRKAGAAIVDTAEEIFAGADVVVKVKEPQPSEWRRLREGQILFTYLHLAPDPNQTKGLIGSGVTAIAYETVTDSQGALPLLAPMSEVAGRLSIEAAGSALKRYAGGCGLLMGGVPGVRPAKIVVIGGGVVGTHAARMAVGLGAEVAILDRSIPRLRELDELFQGRAITRFSTIDSIEEEVFSADVVIGAVLVPGATAPKLITRQMLAAMKPGAVLVDVAIDQGGCFETSRATTHAEPTYDCEGIIHYCVANMPGAVPLTSSQALNNATLPFGLALATNGLAAVRENPHLRAGLNVHRGRVTNRAVAESLGIEFSPAVLEEAA